A DNA window from Oligoflexia bacterium contains the following coding sequences:
- a CDS encoding rhodanese-like domain-containing protein, which yields MKILRKIGFILILAIVAMIVFTFIFSPAQAQPVTIPIGKAPKYPPKKKQFKTPVVLDARPAFKYAMGHLNLAQPIRWEDYSQTEEQHKGALDPDYGLLARKLRLLGVKPDREVIVLGDGAQGIGEEGRIGWMLLYLGVKKVQVFNVDYMKGKKLFGERLDVDEAPLWTPKINALIKIEKRELAVFVKEKKSDKVIIDVRTAEEFNGKKTLNEKRPGHIPGAINITWTKFLNDSGNISDADNLVKLLKEHKVNTNSELVFYCSNGVRSAHVAFGALKAGLSARLYDGSFMQWSADDQMPVDI from the coding sequence ATGAAAATTTTAAGAAAAATCGGGTTTATTTTAATTCTAGCAATCGTTGCGATGATTGTTTTTACGTTTATATTTTCACCAGCTCAAGCTCAGCCTGTTACGATTCCGATTGGTAAAGCTCCAAAATATCCGCCAAAAAAGAAGCAGTTTAAAACACCCGTGGTTCTTGATGCGAGACCTGCATTTAAATATGCCATGGGACACCTCAATTTAGCACAACCCATTCGCTGGGAAGATTATTCTCAAACCGAAGAACAGCATAAAGGGGCTCTTGATCCAGATTATGGATTACTTGCCCGAAAACTTCGTCTTTTAGGTGTTAAGCCTGATCGAGAGGTTATTGTATTGGGTGATGGGGCCCAGGGTATTGGCGAAGAAGGTCGTATTGGTTGGATGCTTTTGTATTTGGGAGTAAAGAAAGTCCAAGTTTTTAATGTTGATTACATGAAGGGTAAAAAACTTTTTGGTGAAAGATTAGATGTTGATGAAGCCCCACTTTGGACGCCTAAGATAAATGCGTTAATAAAAATTGAAAAAAGAGAACTTGCAGTTTTTGTAAAAGAAAAAAAATCCGACAAAGTAATTATAGATGTGCGAACAGCTGAAGAATTTAATGGTAAAAAAACTTTAAACGAAAAGCGTCCAGGGCATATTCCAGGAGCCATTAATATTACGTGGACTAAATTTCTTAATGATTCCGGAAATATCTCTGATGCAGATAATTTAGTTAAGCTCTTAAAAGAACATAAAGTTAATACTAACTCTGAGCTTGTTTTTTATTGTTCAAATGGGGTTCGTTCAGCCCATGTGGCCTTTGGTGCCTTAAAAGCAGGGTTAAGTGCACGTCTATATGATGGTTCATTTATGCAGTGGTCAGCTGATGACCAAATGCCCGTTGACATATAA
- a CDS encoding enoyl-CoA hydratase/isomerase family protein yields MGDKIQLDFVDKFGWIWLNDTKGLNLMGSDFFQELNTALDQVDKKKDTLGLIICAREKNFSMGLDLKITMNAKPEDLVDATKTATQTFNRVAALSFPTLAIFKGLTVGGAIELTAGCDFRYATQDTRISVPAAKIGFVNPAGTCFRLARLIGLARAKELMMTSQLIDSQTALQWGLVTKVIDQNDMINAATAWSKIISSQEPRALQATKTLLDVSFENSLQSFLKLEEKEVLACCMREEPFIRMRNFWKK; encoded by the coding sequence ATGGGCGATAAAATTCAATTAGATTTTGTTGATAAATTTGGCTGGATTTGGCTCAACGACACTAAGGGGCTCAATCTCATGGGCTCCGATTTTTTTCAAGAACTCAACACTGCCCTTGATCAGGTTGATAAGAAAAAAGACACCTTAGGCTTAATAATTTGTGCTCGTGAGAAGAATTTTTCAATGGGCCTAGATCTCAAAATTACTATGAATGCAAAACCTGAAGATTTAGTTGATGCTACAAAAACGGCAACTCAAACTTTTAACAGAGTTGCTGCATTATCATTTCCTACATTGGCTATTTTCAAAGGTCTTACAGTCGGTGGGGCCATTGAGCTTACCGCTGGGTGTGACTTTCGCTATGCAACTCAAGACACAAGAATTTCTGTTCCGGCAGCTAAAATTGGTTTTGTTAATCCTGCGGGAACATGTTTTCGATTGGCGCGCCTCATTGGTCTTGCGCGTGCTAAAGAATTAATGATGACATCCCAACTCATTGATTCCCAAACAGCCCTTCAATGGGGGCTGGTCACAAAAGTTATAGATCAAAACGATATGATTAACGCAGCTACGGCTTGGAGCAAAATCATTAGTAGCCAAGAGCCCAGAGCACTTCAAGCAACAAAAACACTCTTAGATGTGAGTTTTGAAAATAGCCTTCAATCTTTTCTCAAGCTTGAAGAAAAAGAAGTCCTAGCATGTTGCATGAGAGAAGAACCGTTTATTAGAATGAGAAATTTCTGGAAGAAGTAA